One Bradysia coprophila strain Holo2 chromosome IV unlocalized genomic scaffold, BU_Bcop_v1 contig_144, whole genome shotgun sequence DNA window includes the following coding sequences:
- the LOC119071315 gene encoding glutathione S-transferase-like, with translation MSPTYKLYYFNIRALAEPIRYALAYGGITYEDVRVEREDWPKLKPTMPMGQMPVLEVDGKRVHQSIAILRYVAKIVGLAGADDWENLQIDSAVDTINDLRQKMAAVHFEADEAVKLKKRETLLNETVPFYLGKLEELAVNNNGHLAASKLTWADLFFASLLELFKIWTGPDVLAKYPNLAKTAENVYNLDSIKDWIKRRPVTEM, from the exons ATGTCTCCTACTTACAAGTTGTACTATTTTAATATCAGAGCATTAGCCGAACCTATTCGGTATGCGTTAGCCTATGGTGGCATAACATATGAAGATGTTCGAGTGGAAAGAGAAGATTGGCCGAAACTGAAGCCGA CAATGCCAATGGGACAAATGCCAGTCCTAGAGGTAGATGGCAAACGAGTGCATCAgagcattgcaattttgagATATGTGGCCAAGATTGTTGGTTTAGCCGGTGCGGACGATTGGGAAAATCTACAAATCGACAGTGCTGTTGATACAATCAATGATTTGCGGCAAA AAATGGCTGCCGTTCATTTCGAAGCTGACGAGGCTGTTAAACTAAAGAAAAGGGAAACACTCCTTAACGAAACGGTTCCATTTTATCTGGGTAAACTGGAGGAGCTTGCTGTGAATAACAATGGTCATTTGGCAGCGTCGAAGTTAACCTGGGCTGATCTATTCTTCGCTTCACTGTTGGAACTGTTCAAAATTTGGACTGGACCGGACGTTTTAGCCAAATACCCGAACTTGGCTAAGACAGccgaaaatgtttacaatCTGGATTCTATTAAGGATTGGATCAAAAGACGACCAGTTACTGAGATGTAA
- the LOC119071313 gene encoding glutathione S-transferase-like: MSGPSSNPSYKLYYFNSRALAEPIRYLFAYGGIAYEDVRVEREDWSKVKPTMPMGQMPVLEIDGKRVYQSIAISRYLAKQLGLTGANDWENLQIDSAVDTVNDLRKFMAAAHFEADEAIKQKKKETLLNETVPFYLSKLEALAEENNGHLAVSKLTWADVYFVSMIELFKVWIGPELLANHPNLTKTVENFQNLDSIRDWIERRPVSEM, from the exons ATGTCTGGTCCATCGAGCAATCCCAGTTACAAGCTGTACTATTTTAACTCCAGAGCATTAGCCGAGCCAATTCGGTATTTGTTTGCCTATGGTGGGATAGCATATGAAGATGTTCGAGTGGAAAGGGAAGACTGGTCGAAAGTGAAGCCGA CAATGCCAATGGGACAAATGCCAGTCCTAGAGATAGATGGAAAACGAGTCTATCAAAGTATTGCAATTTCACGATATTTGGCCAAACAACTTGGTTTAACTGGCGCAAACGATTGGGAAAATCTACAAATCGATAGTGCTGTTGATACAGTTAATGATTTACGGAAAT tTATGGCTGCCGCCCATTTCGAAGCTGATGAAGctattaaacaaaagaaaaaggaGACGCTCCTTAACGAAACGGTTCCATTTTATCTGAGTAAATTGGAAGCACTTGCAGAGGAAAACAATGGTCATTTAGCTGTGTCGAAGTTAACCTGGGCTGACGTGTACTTTGTTTCAATGATAGAACTGTTCAAAGTTTGGATTGGACCGGAATTATTAGCCAACCACCCGAACTTGACGAAAACagtcgaaaattttcaaaatttggatTCTATTAGGGATTGGATAGAAAGACGACCAGTTTCTGAGATGTGA
- the LOC119071414 gene encoding uncharacterized protein LOC119071414, protein MASPSANPTFKLSYFNIKGLGEPIRFLFAYGGQNYEDNRVSHEDWPAIKSTTPMGQMPVLEVDGNVVHQTVAILRYLARRFGLAGGSDWESLLIDTVADTITDFRQKLSAPFYETDEAVKAKKKANILAEIVPFFLGKLEEIAKENDGHLALSKLTWADLYFASLHDMLEYMIQKNFLEKYPYLRKVVDNVYAVDSIKSWIAKRPVSDIHTFWNILCLEVHIWFGKILKSRVTVQYPHLTFLLFGINKRPVEVYKKRINRTAVYLLFDSPDSLIGLAEPIRFILAYVGQEYEDIRVPQEDWPAIKPTTPFGNMPILEVDGQAAGQSMAILRYLGKRFGLTGSNAWEELLVDGVADTFADFRQKLIAPWQETNEEVKAKKKATLESETIPFYLAKLENCAKQNNGHLALSKLTYADFYFASMIESLYVMIKPDFLDQYPNLKKVVENVRSIESIKAWIAKRPVTEF, encoded by the exons ATGGCATCACCGTCAGCAAATCCAACATTTAAACTAAGCTATTTCAACATCAAAGGTCTAGGCGAACCCATACGATTTCTCTTTGCGTATGGTGGACAGAATTATGAAGATAACAGAGTGTCCCATGAAGATTGGCCAGCCATAAAATCAA CAACTCCAATGGGTCAAATGCCTGTCTTGGAAGTGGATGGAAACGTAGTTCACCAAACCGTGGCCATTTTGAGATATTTAGCCAGACGCTTCGGTTTGGCTGGAGGAAGTGATTGGGAATCGCTCTTAATCGACACTGTTGCCGATACGATCACAGACTTCCGACAAA AGCTTTCAGCACCTTTTTATGAAACAGATGAGGCTGTGAAGGCTAAGAAGAAGGCAAATATCCTTGCTGAAATTGTTCCATTTTTTCTAGGAAAACTGGAAGAAATTGCTAAAGAAAATGACGGTCACTTAGCATTATCCAAG TTAACTTGGGCTGATTTATACTTTGCCTCATTGCATGATATGTTGGAGTACATgattcaaaagaatttcttggAGAAATATCCTTACCTAAGAAAGGTGGTTGATAATGTCTATGCGGTTGACTCAATAAAATCGTGGATTGCAAAGCGACCAGTTTCGGA CATTCACacattttggaatattttgtgtttagaAGTCCATATATGGTtcggaaaaatattaaaatcaagAGTCACTGTTCAATATCCCCATTTAACTTTCCTTTTGTTTGGAATAAACAAACGTCCAGTTGAAGTATATAAAAAGAGAATAAATCGGACCGCAGTTTATTTACTGTTTGATTCTCCGGACTCACTAAT agGATTGGCAGAGCCAATTCGCTTTATTTTGGCTTATGTTGGACAAGAGTATGAGGATATTAGGGTACCGCAAGAAGATTGGCCTGCAATTAAACCAA cTACACCATTTGGAAATATGCCAATTTTGGAAGTAGACGGTCAAGCTGCGGGACAGAGTATGGCAATTTTAAGGTATTTGGGTAAACGCTTCGGACTTACGGGCTCGAATGCTTGGGAAGAATTGTTGGTGGATGGAGTAGCTGACACTTTTGCTGATTTTCGTCAAA AGTTAATTGCTCCGTGGCAGGAAACCAATGAAGAAGtaaaagcaaagaaaaaagcCACCCTCGAGTCTGAGACGATTCCATTTTATTTGgcgaaattggaaaattgtgcTAAGCAAAATAATGGTCATTTGGCACTGTCGAAG TTGACTTATGCTGACTTCTATTTTGCATCGATGATAGAATCGCTGTATGTGATGATAAAACCAGATTTTTTGGACCAATATCCAAATCTAAAAAAAGTTGTCGAGAATGTACGCTCAATCGAATCCATAAAAGCTTGGATTGCTAAGAGGCCAGTGactgaattttaa
- the LOC119071415 gene encoding glutathione S-transferase-like, producing the protein MAFPSENPKFKLSYFNVGAIAEPIRLLFAYGGVDYEDIRVSHEEWTVLKPTMPMGQMPVLEVDGKRVHQSVSIAQYVAKRVNLSGANDWENLLIDAAVDTINDFRAKIVAVQYERDEAVKEKKMVTLNAKTIPFYLTKLDDIAKENNGHLALGKLTWADFYFVGIIDYLNYMVKLNLLDAYPNLKAVVDNVSSLDAVKTYQYKSKL; encoded by the exons ATGGCTTTCCCATCAGAAaatccaaaattcaaattaagcTACTTCAATGTGGGGGCGATAGCTGAACCAATCCGCCTATTGTTTGCATATGGTGGTGTCGATTATGAGGATATTCGAGTAAGCCATGAAGAATGGACAGTGCTTAAGCCGA CCATGCCAATGGGTCAAATGCCGGTTCTCGAAGTCGATGGAAAACGCGTACATCAAAGCGTTTCGATTGCGCAGTACGTTGCTAAACGAGTTAATTTGTCCGGAGCTAATGATTGGGAAAATTTACTAATTGATGCAGCTGTGGATACTATAAATGACTTTAGAGCGA AAATAGTAGCCGTTCAATATGAACGGGATGAAGCAGTTaaggaaaagaaaatggtTACATTGAATGCAAAAACCATTCCATTTTACTTGACGAAATTAGATGACATTGCTAAGGAAAATAATGGTCATTTGGCTCTTGGAAAG TTGACATGGGCTGACTTCTATTTTGTCGGCATTATTGATTATCTCAACTACATGGTTAAGCTCAATCTACTCGACGCCTATCCGAATTTAAAAGCAGTTGTCGACAACGTCAGTTCTTTGGATGCTGTTAAGACTTATCAATACAAAAGTAAATTGTAA